Proteins from a single region of Haloterrigena alkaliphila:
- a CDS encoding HalOD1 output domain-containing protein, with protein sequence MPSEDDPADAGDVDYVATFDPDAGERASEAVLTAVATLVDARPADLAPLYEAVDPDALDALVEHARRTDAGTHQLWFAYEGFDVGVRSGGRILIQPSSIATNPDLE encoded by the coding sequence ATGCCCTCCGAAGACGACCCCGCCGATGCGGGCGACGTGGACTACGTCGCCACGTTCGACCCGGACGCCGGCGAGCGGGCCAGCGAAGCCGTCCTGACGGCGGTCGCCACCCTCGTCGACGCGCGACCGGCCGACCTCGCGCCCCTCTACGAGGCGGTCGATCCCGACGCGCTCGACGCGCTGGTCGAGCACGCCCGCCGCACGGACGCCGGGACCCACCAGCTCTGGTTCGCCTACGAGGGGTTCGACGTCGGCGTCCGGAGCGGCGGGCGAATCCTGATCCAACCCTCCTCGATCGCGACGAACCCCGACCTCGAGTAG
- a CDS encoding 23S rRNA (uridine(2552)-2'-O)-methyltransferase has product MTGKDDYYNRAKQQGYRSRAAYKLKQLDDLENVISGGDTVVDLGAAPGGWLQVAAEKAGPQGSVIGVDLQRIKDLEDETLNERIETLRGDMTEEKTRERVTDAADGPVDAVVSDMAPNMSGEYSLDQARSLHLARQAFETALELLDTGGNFVVKVFEGPDVDDLRADIEDEFQYVRATAPKASRDESSEIYLIGKGRLTAPVRPGDELEVEIVDVGSEGDGIASVDGYRLFVPDTEEGETVTVRVEDVKPNFGFAERIDRD; this is encoded by the coding sequence ATGACGGGGAAAGACGACTACTACAACCGGGCGAAGCAGCAGGGCTACCGGTCTCGAGCGGCCTACAAGCTCAAACAGCTCGACGACCTCGAGAACGTCATCTCGGGGGGCGACACCGTCGTCGACCTCGGCGCCGCTCCCGGCGGCTGGCTGCAGGTCGCCGCCGAGAAGGCCGGCCCGCAGGGGTCGGTCATCGGCGTCGACCTCCAGCGGATCAAGGACCTCGAGGACGAGACGCTGAACGAGCGGATCGAGACGCTCCGCGGCGACATGACCGAGGAGAAGACCCGCGAGCGCGTCACCGACGCCGCCGACGGGCCCGTGGACGCCGTCGTCTCGGACATGGCGCCCAACATGTCCGGCGAGTACTCGCTGGACCAGGCCCGCTCGCTCCACCTCGCGCGGCAGGCCTTCGAGACCGCACTCGAGTTGCTCGACACCGGCGGCAACTTCGTCGTGAAGGTCTTCGAGGGGCCGGACGTCGACGACCTCCGGGCGGATATCGAGGACGAGTTCCAGTACGTCCGCGCGACCGCTCCGAAGGCCAGTCGCGACGAGTCCTCCGAGATCTACCTCATCGGGAAGGGGCGGCTCACCGCCCCCGTGCGGCCGGGCGACGAACTCGAGGTCGAGATCGTCGACGTCGGCAGCGAGGGCGACGGCATCGCGAGCGTCGACGGCTACCGGCTGTTCGTCCCCGACACCGAGGAAGGGGAGACCGTCACGGTGCGCGTCGAGGACGTCAAGCCCAACTTCGGCTTCGCGGAGCGGATCGACCGGGACTGA
- a CDS encoding DNA polymerase sliding clamp, translating into MFKAIVSAETLTSALDSISVLVDECKIHLEEDGLEIRAVDPANVGMVDLSLDASSFESYEADGGLIGVDLSRLEDIAGMAESGQLVQLELDEETRKLHIQIDGLEYTLALIDPDSIRQEPDIPDLDLPAEVILEGKDVNRSVKAADMVSDHIALGVDEADEFFYVDAEGDTDDVHLELTAEDLIDLQVGPAHSLFSLDYLKDMNKAIPSDTEVTLHLGEEFPVKIYFGFAEGQGQVTYMLAPRIQSD; encoded by the coding sequence ATGTTCAAGGCCATCGTGAGCGCGGAAACACTCACCAGCGCGCTCGATTCGATCAGCGTGCTGGTCGACGAGTGCAAGATCCACCTCGAGGAGGACGGCCTCGAGATCCGGGCCGTCGACCCCGCCAACGTCGGCATGGTCGACCTCTCGCTCGACGCGTCGTCGTTCGAATCCTACGAGGCCGACGGCGGGCTGATCGGCGTCGACCTCTCGCGGCTCGAAGACATCGCGGGCATGGCCGAGTCCGGCCAGCTCGTCCAGCTCGAACTCGACGAAGAGACGCGGAAACTCCACATCCAGATCGACGGCCTCGAGTACACGCTAGCGCTGATCGACCCCGACTCGATCCGCCAGGAGCCCGACATTCCGGATCTGGACCTGCCCGCGGAGGTCATCCTCGAGGGGAAGGACGTCAACCGCTCGGTGAAGGCCGCCGACATGGTCTCGGACCACATCGCGCTGGGCGTCGACGAGGCCGACGAGTTCTTCTACGTCGACGCGGAGGGCGACACCGACGACGTCCACCTAGAACTCACGGCTGAGGACCTGATCGACCTGCAGGTCGGCCCCGCCCACTCGCTGTTCTCGCTGGATTACCTGAAGGACATGAACAAGGCCATTCCCTCGGATACGGAAGTCACGCTCCACCTCGGCGAGGAGTTCCCGGTCAAGATCTACTTCGGCTTCGCGGAGGGGCAGGGGCAGGTCACCTACATGCTCGCGCCGCGCATCCAGAGCGACTGA
- the wecB gene encoding non-hydrolyzing UDP-N-acetylglucosamine 2-epimerase, whose protein sequence is MRVCSIVGARPQFVKAAVVSDAIREVGEEVLVHTGQHYDEEMSAVFFEELGIPEPDFNLGVKSDTHGRQTAKMIAEIEPIVEETDPDVILLYGDTNSTLAGAIVGSKCDTVVAHVEAGLRSHNRDMPEEINRVLTDHASDLCFPPSESAVDALASEGITDGVYWTGDVMYDSVLAVRDRVANISTVLDDLGVEAGEFILATVHRQSNTDRRENLESILAGLEDAQKPIVFPAHPRTVEALEEYGLRERADDALEIVEPLGYLDFVRLLDTADRVVTDSGGVQKEAFFLETPCVTLREETEWTETVDAGWNELVGTDTERIRAALTDERTPETSPNPYGDGTASRRIAEILKERIDGDGASEAELESAAGD, encoded by the coding sequence ATGCGGGTCTGTTCGATCGTCGGCGCCCGGCCCCAGTTCGTCAAGGCCGCGGTCGTCTCGGACGCGATCCGGGAGGTCGGCGAGGAGGTTCTGGTTCACACCGGCCAGCACTACGACGAGGAGATGTCGGCCGTCTTCTTCGAGGAACTGGGCATCCCCGAACCCGATTTCAACCTCGGCGTCAAGTCGGACACCCACGGCCGGCAGACGGCGAAGATGATCGCGGAGATCGAACCCATCGTCGAGGAGACCGACCCCGACGTGATCCTGCTCTACGGCGACACGAACTCGACGCTGGCGGGGGCCATCGTCGGCTCGAAGTGCGACACCGTCGTCGCCCACGTCGAGGCCGGCCTGCGCAGCCACAACCGCGACATGCCCGAGGAGATCAACCGGGTGCTGACCGACCACGCCTCGGATCTGTGTTTTCCCCCCAGCGAGAGCGCCGTCGACGCCCTCGCGAGCGAGGGGATCACCGACGGCGTCTACTGGACCGGCGACGTGATGTACGACAGCGTGCTGGCGGTCCGAGACCGGGTCGCGAACATCTCGACGGTCCTCGACGATCTCGGCGTCGAGGCGGGCGAATTCATCCTCGCGACGGTCCACCGCCAGAGCAACACCGACCGCCGCGAGAACCTCGAGTCGATCCTCGCGGGCCTCGAGGACGCCCAGAAGCCGATCGTCTTCCCCGCCCACCCGCGGACCGTCGAGGCCCTCGAGGAGTACGGCCTCCGGGAGCGGGCCGACGACGCCCTCGAGATCGTCGAACCGCTGGGCTATCTGGACTTCGTGCGCCTGCTCGACACCGCCGACCGGGTCGTCACGGACTCCGGCGGCGTCCAGAAGGAGGCGTTCTTCCTCGAGACGCCCTGCGTCACGCTCCGCGAGGAGACCGAGTGGACCGAGACCGTCGACGCCGGCTGGAACGAACTCGTCGGCACCGACACCGAGCGCATCCGCGCGGCTCTGACCGACGAGCGGACGCCCGAGACGTCGCCGAACCCCTACGGCGACGGCACCGCGAGCCGCCGGATCGCCGAAATTCTGAAGGAGCGAATCGACGGGGACGGCGCGTCGGAGGCGGAACTCGAGTCCGCGGCCGGCGACTGA
- the nasA gene encoding assimilatory nitrate reductase NasA yields the protein MTDLVPTTCMRCAVGCGHVQRAVEQGYGLDVVRGDAAHPVNNGLACQRGIKESVDPGGEWLTRPLVRRDGELVPTTWETALERAAEGLDAALESGSGGEGVAVLGSGQQTNEAAYALGKLARGGFGTPYYDANTTLCMASAVTAYYDAFGSDAPPPTYDDIPEAETHLVWGANPAAAHPVLLRWINHSAQQDDSELIVVDPIESETSEVADHHVPVAPGGDVDLARAVLARVVETDRVDEAFVAEATEGFDDLRERLPDAGEAAEAAGVSLADVDRIAEALEDPTLLYWGMGINQSVNGTAASGALIDCCLATGNLRPGSGPFSLTGQANSMGTRVCSSKGSWPGQRPFADPNHRREVAETWDVPASRLPDDPGPGPVGIVDEIGGDVEAVYAVATNPVAGMPDANRVREQLEDAFLVVQDAFRSETVEFADVVLPAATWGESEGTTTNMERTVSRVRAATETPSGVKTDLELIGDLAGRLVPDLFDGELEPAAVFDELAALTAGTPADLSGISYDRLEREVAVRWPAPEPDVSAGYRYYEGPAADDRRADGADDDSAGADSTGTAEREESWSFPTPSGRAQFSTSETQPLPESTDEEYPFTLTTARRPDAYNSGVRARDDEPVARVSPATAAALADELESRPAGEFESIDDDGDSGEYARVVSRRGAITVRVERDESIPDGVVWLPIHQPAVNELTLSDVDPRSKEPNFKQCAVRLEAPRERDVRAVAEVSA from the coding sequence GTGACGGACCTCGTGCCGACGACGTGTATGCGGTGTGCGGTCGGCTGCGGACACGTCCAGCGGGCCGTCGAACAGGGATACGGGCTCGACGTCGTCCGCGGCGACGCCGCCCACCCGGTCAACAACGGGCTGGCCTGCCAGCGCGGGATCAAGGAGAGCGTCGATCCCGGCGGCGAGTGGCTGACCCGGCCGCTCGTCCGTCGCGACGGCGAACTGGTCCCGACGACGTGGGAGACGGCCCTCGAGCGCGCCGCGGAGGGGCTCGACGCGGCCCTCGAGAGCGGTTCGGGCGGCGAGGGCGTCGCGGTGCTTGGCAGCGGCCAGCAGACCAACGAGGCCGCCTACGCGCTGGGGAAACTCGCTCGCGGGGGGTTCGGCACGCCGTACTACGACGCCAACACGACGCTGTGTATGGCCTCGGCCGTCACGGCCTACTACGACGCCTTCGGCAGCGACGCGCCGCCGCCGACCTACGACGACATCCCCGAGGCCGAAACGCACCTCGTCTGGGGTGCGAATCCGGCGGCTGCCCACCCAGTCCTTCTCCGGTGGATTAATCACTCGGCCCAACAGGACGACTCCGAACTGATCGTCGTGGACCCGATCGAGAGCGAGACCTCCGAAGTCGCCGACCACCACGTTCCCGTCGCGCCCGGCGGCGACGTCGACCTCGCTCGTGCCGTCCTCGCGCGCGTCGTCGAGACCGACCGCGTCGACGAGGCGTTCGTCGCGGAGGCGACCGAGGGGTTCGACGACCTCCGCGAGCGGCTCCCCGACGCGGGCGAGGCCGCGGAGGCCGCCGGCGTCTCGCTCGCGGACGTCGACCGCATCGCCGAGGCCCTCGAGGACCCCACCTTGCTCTACTGGGGGATGGGAATCAACCAGAGCGTCAACGGAACGGCGGCGTCGGGCGCGCTGATCGATTGCTGTCTCGCGACGGGCAACCTCCGGCCCGGCTCCGGTCCGTTCTCGCTGACCGGGCAGGCCAACTCGATGGGCACTCGCGTCTGCTCTTCGAAGGGATCCTGGCCCGGCCAGCGCCCCTTCGCCGACCCTAACCACCGCCGCGAGGTCGCCGAGACGTGGGACGTTCCCGCATCCCGTCTTCCCGACGACCCCGGCCCCGGCCCGGTCGGCATCGTCGACGAGATCGGCGGCGACGTCGAGGCCGTCTACGCCGTCGCGACCAACCCCGTCGCCGGGATGCCCGACGCGAACCGCGTCCGCGAACAACTCGAGGACGCCTTCCTCGTCGTGCAGGACGCCTTCCGGTCGGAGACGGTCGAATTCGCCGACGTCGTCCTCCCCGCGGCGACGTGGGGCGAGTCCGAGGGGACGACGACCAACATGGAACGCACCGTCTCTCGCGTGCGCGCGGCGACGGAGACGCCCTCCGGCGTCAAGACCGACCTCGAATTGATCGGTGACCTCGCCGGTCGCCTCGTTCCCGACCTCTTCGACGGGGAACTCGAGCCCGCTGCGGTCTTCGACGAACTGGCCGCCCTGACCGCTGGGACCCCCGCCGATCTCTCGGGGATCAGCTACGATCGCCTCGAGCGCGAGGTGGCGGTCCGCTGGCCCGCACCGGAGCCGGACGTCTCGGCCGGCTACCGCTACTACGAGGGGCCGGCGGCGGACGACCGGCGCGCTGACGGGGCGGATGACGACAGCGCCGGCGCGGATTCGACCGGTACCGCCGAGCGAGAGGAATCCTGGTCGTTCCCGACTCCGTCCGGTCGCGCGCAGTTCTCGACGAGCGAGACCCAACCCCTGCCGGAGTCGACCGACGAGGAGTACCCCTTCACCCTGACGACGGCTCGCCGCCCGGACGCGTACAACTCGGGCGTCCGAGCGCGCGACGACGAACCCGTGGCCCGGGTCAGCCCCGCGACCGCCGCCGCGCTGGCCGACGAACTCGAGTCGCGACCGGCGGGGGAGTTCGAGTCGATCGACGACGACGGCGATTCCGGCGAGTACGCCCGGGTAGTCTCCCGTCGCGGCGCGATCACCGTCCGCGTCGAGCGCGACGAGTCCATCCCCGACGGCGTCGTCTGGCTCCCGATCCACCAGCCCGCGGTCAACGAACTCACGCTCTCCGACGTCGATCCGCGCTCGAAGGAACCCAACTTCAAGCAGTGTGCGGTCCGCCTCGAGGCGCCCCGGGAACGGGACGTCAGGGCGGTCGCGGAAGTAAGCGCCTGA
- a CDS encoding DUF354 domain-containing protein, translated as MKALIFNNTPAHVHMYKHAVTRLEDQGHDVLVLARDDEVTEALLEAADLPYVIYGERSESLHSLAWELPSHLYTIVRQARQFDPDVIFGKGPYAAVAGTVTRTPTIAVLDSETSLDHVVARPFVRAILTPSAFRKDLGDKHYKFTGVTETAYLHPDVFEPDESVRDELGVGRDEPYALVRFNAFNGHHDVGKKGFSIEQRRELLSELADHATVFVSDESGRLDFDDLEARPYDLHPARMHDALAEADLLVADTQTMVTEAALLGTPAIRSNSFVGEEDMGNFIELEEAGLVRNLESFEAVLEQAQELLADETAVDRWEQRRDEYVEDIDNVTELLCDIAVSYGDQRTKQATAGATEVS; from the coding sequence ATGAAGGCGCTCATCTTCAACAATACGCCGGCCCACGTTCACATGTACAAACACGCGGTAACGCGACTCGAGGACCAGGGCCACGACGTTCTCGTTCTCGCCAGAGACGACGAGGTGACGGAGGCGCTCCTGGAGGCCGCCGATCTCCCCTACGTGATCTACGGCGAGCGCAGCGAGTCGCTGCACTCGCTGGCCTGGGAACTGCCCTCCCACCTCTACACGATCGTTCGGCAGGCCCGTCAGTTCGATCCCGACGTGATCTTCGGGAAGGGACCGTACGCGGCGGTCGCCGGCACGGTAACGCGGACGCCGACGATCGCCGTGCTGGACTCGGAGACGTCGCTCGACCACGTCGTCGCCCGACCGTTCGTCCGGGCGATCCTGACGCCCAGCGCCTTCCGGAAGGATCTCGGCGACAAGCACTACAAGTTCACGGGCGTCACCGAAACCGCCTACCTCCACCCCGACGTCTTCGAGCCGGACGAATCGGTCCGGGACGAACTGGGCGTCGGGCGGGACGAACCCTACGCGCTCGTCCGATTCAACGCGTTCAACGGTCACCACGACGTCGGAAAGAAGGGGTTCTCGATCGAGCAACGGCGCGAACTGCTCTCCGAACTGGCCGACCACGCCACCGTCTTCGTCTCCGACGAGAGCGGGCGCCTCGACTTCGACGACCTCGAGGCCCGACCCTACGACCTCCACCCCGCTCGGATGCACGACGCGCTGGCCGAGGCCGACCTGCTGGTCGCGGACACCCAGACGATGGTGACCGAGGCCGCGCTGCTGGGGACGCCGGCGATCCGCTCGAACTCCTTCGTCGGCGAGGAGGACATGGGGAACTTCATCGAACTCGAGGAGGCGGGCCTCGTCCGGAACCTCGAGTCGTTCGAAGCGGTCCTCGAACAGGCGCAGGAACTGCTGGCCGACGAGACGGCCGTCGACCGCTGGGAGCAGCGACGCGACGAGTACGTCGAGGACATCGACAACGTGACGGAGTTGCTCTGTGACATCGCCGTCTCCTACGGCGATCAGCGGACGAAACAGGCCACGGCCGGCGCCACGGAGGTGAGCTGA
- the tatC gene encoding twin-arginine translocase subunit TatC, whose protein sequence is MSDDPPDRGDGNAEPETTGEPQESSDEPISPDERDAETTPPVETDGEGVVGDHPDHGGPGYPDPDDDVGGISTPPDDEEMPLADHIEEMVLRFAVVLLFAATGTALGLLVASDALSYIWTDVFPYQTDEVPPPHVYHPLELWLTRIKLSALLGIMVGLPAFVYQCYRFMRPGLYPNERKYYLAAVPTSVVLAALGMLFSYLLVLPTLFQYFTYYAEGSANIAYALGETFNLIITLTGFLAIVFQIPLFIMLAIMMGVTTRRWLAQKRLYFWAAFAGLSFMFTVDPTMMAPILVAVTMILLFEGTLVVLKWVGRE, encoded by the coding sequence ATGTCGGACGACCCGCCGGACCGTGGGGACGGCAACGCGGAACCCGAAACCACCGGGGAGCCACAGGAGTCGTCCGACGAGCCGATTTCGCCGGACGAACGTGACGCCGAGACTACCCCGCCGGTCGAAACCGACGGCGAGGGCGTCGTCGGCGATCACCCCGATCACGGGGGCCCCGGCTATCCGGATCCCGACGACGACGTCGGCGGCATCTCGACGCCGCCCGACGACGAGGAGATGCCGCTGGCCGATCACATCGAGGAGATGGTGCTCCGGTTCGCGGTCGTCCTCCTGTTCGCCGCCACCGGGACGGCGCTGGGATTGCTGGTCGCCTCCGACGCCCTCAGCTACATCTGGACTGACGTGTTCCCCTACCAGACCGACGAAGTGCCGCCGCCACACGTCTACCATCCGCTGGAGCTATGGCTGACCCGTATCAAACTGTCGGCGCTGCTGGGGATCATGGTCGGGCTCCCGGCGTTCGTCTACCAGTGTTACCGGTTCATGCGCCCCGGGCTCTATCCCAACGAGCGCAAGTACTACCTCGCGGCGGTGCCGACGAGCGTCGTCCTCGCCGCGCTCGGCATGCTGTTCTCGTACCTGCTCGTCCTCCCGACGCTCTTCCAGTACTTCACGTACTACGCCGAAGGCAGCGCGAACATCGCGTACGCGCTCGGCGAGACGTTCAACCTGATCATCACGCTGACCGGTTTTCTGGCGATCGTCTTCCAGATCCCGCTGTTCATCATGCTCGCGATCATGATGGGCGTGACGACCCGGCGCTGGCTGGCCCAGAAGCGACTCTACTTCTGGGCCGCCTTCGCGGGCCTCTCGTTCATGTTCACCGTGGACCCGACCATGATGGCGCCCATCCTCGTCGCGGTCACGATGATCCTGCTGTTCGAGGGGACGCTGGTCGTCCTGAAGTGGGTCGGACGGGAGTAA
- a CDS encoding ribbon-helix-helix domain-containing protein — protein sequence MPKISVEIPQELLEDLDDHVGDDGKFVNRSDAIRASIRKTLDILDEIDERHDRLETEE from the coding sequence ATGCCCAAGATCAGCGTCGAAATTCCGCAGGAACTGCTCGAGGATCTGGACGACCACGTCGGCGACGACGGCAAGTTCGTCAACCGCAGCGACGCGATCCGCGCGTCGATCCGAAAGACCCTCGATATTCTCGACGAGATCGACGAACGCCACGACCGCCTCGAGACGGAGGAGTAG
- a CDS encoding twin-arginine translocase subunit TatC yields the protein MSSAVGEDTAKAINTGRETIGAMLSAAQTHLQKVFIVFVIGFIGSFYALRVFVWEFLEATAKAEMNETVANATQIITRTPFEVILLQAKIGMFTGILVAIPALLYFSRDSLRRRGYQSVVPVSRWYAAALVLTSFTLFCIGVTYAYGVFFPFAFDFLGTVAHDAGVNPNWGITEFTEFVALLTISFGLAAQLPLFMSVLSYTEIVPYETFRDKWRHAIVAITVFGAAFSPPDPFTLIMWALPLVGLYAFSLGLAKMVANIRRRGAAELDTGASFMKRRVLQFVGALTLVWAGTAVFVEQNGFDRLEESVYPMLPAPYRPGGTLWFESFAAEHGLLGAVGVGAIVAAAVGFVVLVAYTIKVLRSPIYPREDDLRSADDPDDVDFDTLAADDIADVPAEVFLSMEEEEALDYSRQAMYDDDRAKAEAILNRFDTLQEQQSGDGADAGAAETAAAAGTAGAAAGDDGDDDSLVSSTAAGMLDAFTEEETTEEDIGGYAYDLAFIVDSLTSKTIYIVGVFMAVLAGTFIALYQGGFGVILAQFVDRVPDDVLREVAEGNGAEVTGSEATTELLGDLGLVVALHPVEVLIFMVKVSTILAFVSILPLLMYWGWPAAKERGLVRGDSRVFLLWGFTLFAGFGIGVFLGFYWIAPAVISYLITDAVQNQMVVSYRINSFSWLVIYTTLGIGFLLNIVVTMALFHIGGIVNYRTMLARWRPVVIGIFTVAAFASPKGILTMLLLAFPIALTYVLGLGLLYVLTAGGRLFGGGRGGTPAEAESDAEAGASPE from the coding sequence ATGAGTTCTGCCGTTGGCGAGGATACGGCCAAAGCCATCAACACCGGCCGTGAGACGATCGGCGCGATGCTGTCGGCCGCGCAGACGCATCTCCAAAAGGTGTTTATCGTCTTCGTCATCGGGTTCATCGGGTCCTTCTACGCCCTCCGGGTCTTCGTCTGGGAGTTCCTCGAGGCGACGGCGAAAGCGGAGATGAACGAGACGGTCGCGAACGCGACCCAGATCATCACTCGCACGCCGTTCGAGGTCATCCTCCTGCAGGCGAAGATCGGGATGTTTACCGGTATCCTCGTCGCGATTCCGGCCCTGCTCTACTTCTCGCGTGACTCCCTTCGCCGTCGCGGCTACCAGTCGGTCGTCCCGGTCTCGCGGTGGTACGCGGCCGCCCTCGTTCTCACCTCGTTCACGCTGTTCTGTATCGGCGTCACTTACGCCTACGGCGTCTTCTTCCCCTTCGCGTTCGACTTCCTCGGGACCGTCGCCCACGACGCCGGCGTCAACCCGAACTGGGGGATCACCGAGTTCACCGAGTTCGTCGCCCTGCTGACGATCTCGTTCGGACTCGCCGCGCAACTCCCGCTGTTCATGAGCGTGCTCTCCTACACCGAGATCGTCCCCTACGAGACGTTCCGGGACAAGTGGCGCCACGCGATCGTCGCCATCACGGTCTTCGGGGCGGCCTTCTCCCCGCCGGACCCGTTCACGCTGATCATGTGGGCGCTGCCGCTGGTCGGTCTCTACGCCTTCAGCCTCGGTCTCGCGAAGATGGTCGCCAACATCCGTCGCCGCGGTGCGGCGGAACTGGACACCGGCGCCTCCTTCATGAAACGACGGGTCCTGCAGTTCGTCGGCGCCCTGACGCTCGTCTGGGCCGGGACGGCCGTCTTCGTCGAGCAGAACGGGTTCGACCGACTCGAGGAGTCGGTCTACCCGATGCTTCCCGCACCGTACCGTCCCGGTGGCACGCTCTGGTTCGAGTCGTTCGCGGCCGAACACGGTCTGCTGGGTGCGGTCGGCGTCGGTGCCATCGTCGCCGCCGCGGTCGGCTTCGTCGTGCTGGTCGCCTACACGATCAAGGTGTTACGGTCGCCGATCTACCCCCGGGAGGACGACCTGCGAAGCGCCGACGACCCCGACGACGTCGACTTCGACACCCTCGCGGCCGACGACATCGCGGACGTGCCCGCCGAGGTCTTCCTCTCGATGGAAGAGGAAGAGGCGCTCGACTACTCGCGGCAGGCGATGTACGACGACGACCGAGCGAAGGCCGAAGCGATCCTCAATCGGTTCGACACGCTGCAGGAACAGCAGTCGGGCGACGGGGCCGACGCCGGCGCGGCTGAAACGGCCGCTGCGGCGGGCACCGCCGGCGCGGCCGCCGGGGACGACGGCGACGACGATAGCCTCGTCTCGAGCACCGCCGCCGGCATGCTCGACGCGTTCACCGAGGAGGAGACGACCGAGGAGGACATCGGCGGCTACGCCTACGACCTCGCCTTCATCGTCGACAGCCTCACGTCGAAGACGATCTACATCGTCGGCGTCTTCATGGCCGTCCTAGCCGGGACCTTCATCGCGCTGTATCAGGGCGGGTTCGGCGTCATCCTCGCGCAGTTCGTCGACCGCGTCCCCGACGACGTCCTCCGGGAGGTCGCGGAAGGAAACGGGGCGGAGGTCACCGGATCGGAGGCGACGACGGAGCTGCTCGGCGACCTCGGACTGGTCGTCGCCTTGCACCCCGTCGAAGTGCTGATCTTCATGGTGAAGGTGAGTACGATCCTCGCGTTCGTCTCCATCCTGCCGCTGCTCATGTACTGGGGCTGGCCGGCCGCCAAGGAACGCGGCCTCGTCCGCGGGGACTCGCGGGTGTTCCTCCTCTGGGGATTCACGCTGTTCGCCGGCTTCGGCATCGGCGTCTTCCTCGGATTCTACTGGATCGCACCGGCGGTCATCTCGTATCTCATCACCGACGCCGTCCAGAACCAGATGGTCGTCTCCTACCGGATCAATAGCTTCTCCTGGCTCGTGATCTACACGACGCTGGGCATCGGCTTCCTCCTGAACATCGTCGTCACGATGGCGCTGTTCCACATCGGCGGCATCGTCAACTACCGGACGATGCTCGCGCGCTGGCGGCCGGTCGTCATCGGGATCTTCACGGTCGCCGCCTTCGCCAGCCCCAAGGGCATCCTGACGATGCTCCTGCTCGCGTTCCCGATCGCGTTGACCTACGTGCTCGGACTCGGCCTCCTCTACGTGCTCACCGCCGGCGGCCGACTGTTCGGCGGCGGCCGCGGCGGCACCCCCGCCGAGGCCGAGTCGGACGCCGAGGCCGGCGCGAGCCCCGAGTAA
- a CDS encoding UPF0175 family protein, producing the protein MKTVTTRIPEDDEEALAELETEWSADRSEVLRRLIRQGLADWREERALDQLRDHRITLRKAAELADVSYVEMVTLASEEGIDVGYTTDDLERDLDRI; encoded by the coding sequence ATGAAAACGGTCACCACGCGCATTCCGGAGGACGACGAGGAGGCCCTCGCCGAACTCGAGACGGAGTGGAGCGCCGATCGGTCGGAGGTGCTTCGGCGCCTGATCCGACAGGGCCTCGCCGACTGGCGCGAGGAGCGGGCACTCGATCAGCTCCGTGACCACCGCATCACGCTGCGGAAGGCAGCGGAGCTGGCGGACGTCTCGTACGTCGAGATGGTGACTCTCGCCTCCGAAGAGGGGATCGACGTCGGGTACACGACGGACGACCTCGAACGCGATCTCGATCGCATCTGA